In the Passer domesticus isolate bPasDom1 chromosome 4, bPasDom1.hap1, whole genome shotgun sequence genome, one interval contains:
- the LOC135298638 gene encoding uncharacterized protein LOC135298638 isoform X1, whose amino-acid sequence MASNYRKPGLGTAQRKKSGLKPELTEEQKQEIREAFDLFDTDGSGSIDIKELKVAMRALGFEPKKEEIKKMIADIDKEGSGTINFEDFLAMMTQKMSEKDSKEEILKAFRLFDDDGTGKISFKNLKRVAKELGENLTDEELQEMIDEADRDGDGEVSEQEFLRIMKKTSLY is encoded by the exons ATG GCATCCAACTATAGAAAACCTGGCTTAGGTACAGCCCAGAGGAAGAAAAGTGGCTTGAAACCTGAACTTACAGAAGAGCAAAAGCAGGAGATCAGAGaagcttttgatttgtttgacACTGACGGATCTGGAAGCATCGACATAAAAGAACTGAag GTTGCAATGCGTGCCTTAGGCTTTGAGCCAAAGAAGGAAGAGATTAAGAAGATGATAGCAGACATTGACAAGGAAGGGAGTGGCACCATCAACTTTGAAGACTTTTTGGCCATGATGACACAAAAAATG AGTGAAAAGGATTCAAAAGAAGAAATCCTGAAAGCTTTCAGATTATTTGATGAtgatggcacaggaaaaatTTCATTCAAAAACTTGAAAAGGGTTGCCAAGGAGCTGGGAGAAAATTTAACAGATGAAGAACTTCAG GAAATGATTGATGAAGCTGATCGAGATGGAGATGGGGAAGTAAGCGAGCAAGAATTTTTGAGAATCATGAAGAAAACTAGCTTATACTAA
- the LOC135298638 gene encoding centrin-2 isoform X2, translated as MRALGFEPKKEEIKKMIADIDKEGSGTINFEDFLAMMTQKMSEKDSKEEILKAFRLFDDDGTGKISFKNLKRVAKELGENLTDEELQEMIDEADRDGDGEVSEQEFLRIMKKTSLY; from the exons ATGCGTGCCTTAGGCTTTGAGCCAAAGAAGGAAGAGATTAAGAAGATGATAGCAGACATTGACAAGGAAGGGAGTGGCACCATCAACTTTGAAGACTTTTTGGCCATGATGACACAAAAAATG AGTGAAAAGGATTCAAAAGAAGAAATCCTGAAAGCTTTCAGATTATTTGATGAtgatggcacaggaaaaatTTCATTCAAAAACTTGAAAAGGGTTGCCAAGGAGCTGGGAGAAAATTTAACAGATGAAGAACTTCAG GAAATGATTGATGAAGCTGATCGAGATGGAGATGGGGAAGTAAGCGAGCAAGAATTTTTGAGAATCATGAAGAAAACTAGCTTATACTAA
- the BBS12 gene encoding Bardet-Biedl syndrome 12 protein isoform X1, translating into MQFRCCPLPMAFRDVNARRHTGLQQLSALASTGRTFLGPMKSHKFIVDDITNQSTLICSAVRLMESLDLTSAAGQLLNETIQAQNKEFKTGVSTLLFLVGAWSSAVLECLQQNVPVPAIVSVMSEGLDSCCERVQCLQMPIDHVKKELCSRRDRPKAFESKTGQAGRDGLTNPWNLLCFQRDHSATELVIPINSCSHQGDDCNFNKLLVSPSAGIGSVASVVKAVGDRSSSALSGSGVTASSCLARKLTHSRHFSTLGKSPSASQHGHVQGHLSGPSADPCGSCGLGHLAVALSHGNQTSVKLLQSIAAYQQERAERSGSAQVNIAEIVTCCVLGLPESYSCVSPGFVTLVSPEQATLIKHFADKPLRVLLVDGDLAEEYRHLGFNRPPNVRTILERPSPQGGRAGDVWLSRMSDILMSFEVNLVLVKGNVCKNFMERCIAGRILAIGCVARDVLRAFGAATGAQAVTYLSQLNASSVGSGARAELWESSDGRAVDLAELLPARISAGGIALLTAVLTTALPSKAQLLEDQFWALLYRLHHALKDGKVFPGGGAVELLCLSHIQALAEQPGRPGSDRAVRELPIPWLAEYKSIVLQALASGWKRYLSVLLCNTAKASSELEAGASVDHHLQKAAACGSPSAYILEEFRRGGVLRSGCEPFPDQVTDLKVCDNVAAKTEAWRRALDLVLLVLQTDAEIITGPRGNQILNSPLSSEFMFL; encoded by the exons ATGCAGTTCCG ATGCTGCCCACTGCCCATGGCTTTCAGGGATGTGAATGCCAGGAGACACACTGGactccagcagctctcagcctTAGCATCCACTGGGAGAACATTCCTGGGGCCAATGAAATCACATAAATTCATTGTGGATGACATCACCAACCAGAGCACATTGATTTGTTCTGCTGTTAGGCTGATGGAAAGTTTGGATTTGACAAGTGCTGCTGGACAGCTTCTTAACGAAACCATTCAGGCTCAGAACAAGGAGTTTAAGACGGGGGTGAGTACCCTGTTGTTCCTGGTTGGAGCGtggagcagtgctgtgctggagtGCCTCCAGCAGAACGTTCCTGTTCCAGCTATAGTGTCTGTGATGTCTGAGGGGTTGGACTCGTGCTGTGAGAGAGTccagtgtcttcaaatgccaaTAGACCATGTAAAGAAAGAGCTGTGTTCTAGAAGAGATAGGCCAAAGGcttttgaaagcaaaactgGCCAAGCTGGACGTGATGGTCTTACAAATCCTTGGAATTTGCTGTGTTTTCAGAGAGATCATTCTGCAACAGAGCTGGTAATTCCAATAAATTCTTGTTCCCATCAAGGAGATGATTGTAATTTTAACAAGCTCCTGGTTTCACCCTCGGCTGGCATTGGTTCAGTGGCGTCTGTTGTCAAGGCAGTGGGTGACAGAAGTTCATCTGCGCTGTCTGGAAGTGGTGTTACTGCTTCCAGCTGCCTCGCACGGAAGTTAACCCACAGCAGGCACTTCAGCACTCTAGGGAAAAGCCCTTCTGCGAGTCAGCACGGTCACGTTCAGGGACACCTTTCAGGACCATCAGCAGATCCGTGTGGATCTTGTGGTTTAGGACACCTGGCAGTGGCTCTGAGCCACGGAAACCAGACCAGCGTGAAGCTGCTACAAAGCATTGCTGCTTATCAGCAAGAGAGAGCAGAGCGCAGCGGCTCTGCCCAGGTTAATATCGCAGAGATTGTGACGTgctgtgtgctggggctgcccgAGAGCTATTCCTGTGTCTCCCCAGGCTTTGTCACATTGGTGTCACCGGAGCAAGCCACACTCATCAAACACTTTGCCGACAAACCCCTCCGGGTTCTGCTGGTGGACGGTGACCTCGCGGAGGAGTACCGACACTTAGGTTTTAACAGACCACCTAACGTAAGGACCATTTTGGAGCGTCCCAGTCCAcagggaggcagggcaggagatgTGTGGCTAAGCAGAATGTCGGATATTCTGATGAGCTTTGAAGTAAACCTGGTTTTGGTCAAGGGAAACGTGTGCAAAAACTTCATGGAAAGGTGCATCGCCGGCAGGATATTGGCAATTGGCTGTGTGGCTCGGGATGTGCTGCGTGCCTTCGGGGCAGCCACTGGTGCCCAGGCGGTGACGTACCTGAGCCAGCTGAACGCTTCCTCCGTCGGGAGCGGGGCCCGGGCGGAGCTGTGGGAGAGCAGCGATGGGCGCGCCGTGGatctggctgagctgctgccggCGCGGATCAGCGCGGGGGGCATCGCCCTGCTCACGGCCGTGCTCACCACCGCCCTGCCCTCCAAGGCGCAGCTCCTCGAGGACCAGTTCTGGGCTTTGCTCTATCGACTCCATCACGCTCTAAAGGACGGGAAGGTTTTCCCTGGGGGCGGTGCAGTGGAGCTCTTGTGCCTCAGTCACATCCAGGCGCTCGCAGAGCAGCCCGGGCGACCGGGAAGCGACAGAGCTGTGAGAGAACTTCCCATTCCCTGGCTGGCAGAGTATAAATCCATCGTGCTCCAGGCACTGGCCAGCGGCTGGAAGCGGTACCTCTCCGTGCTCCTGTGTAACACTGCAAAGGCCAGCTCGGAGCTGGAAGCAGGTGCATCCGTGGATCATCACCTCCAGAAAGCAGCGGCTTGTGGCTCTCCCTCAGCTTACATTTTGGAAGAGTTTAGGAGAGGTGGAGTGCTCAGGAGTGGCTGTGAGCCCTTCCCTGACCAGGTCACAGATTTAAAGGTTTGTGATAACGTTGCAGCCAAGACAGAGGCGTGGAGGAGAGCTCTGgacctggtgctgctggtgcttcAAACTGATGCCGAAATTATCACAGGCCCCAGAGGGAATCAGATCCTGAACTCACCTTTGTCAAGCGAATTTATGTTTTTGTAG
- the BBS12 gene encoding Bardet-Biedl syndrome 12 protein isoform X2, whose amino-acid sequence MAFRDVNARRHTGLQQLSALASTGRTFLGPMKSHKFIVDDITNQSTLICSAVRLMESLDLTSAAGQLLNETIQAQNKEFKTGVSTLLFLVGAWSSAVLECLQQNVPVPAIVSVMSEGLDSCCERVQCLQMPIDHVKKELCSRRDRPKAFESKTGQAGRDGLTNPWNLLCFQRDHSATELVIPINSCSHQGDDCNFNKLLVSPSAGIGSVASVVKAVGDRSSSALSGSGVTASSCLARKLTHSRHFSTLGKSPSASQHGHVQGHLSGPSADPCGSCGLGHLAVALSHGNQTSVKLLQSIAAYQQERAERSGSAQVNIAEIVTCCVLGLPESYSCVSPGFVTLVSPEQATLIKHFADKPLRVLLVDGDLAEEYRHLGFNRPPNVRTILERPSPQGGRAGDVWLSRMSDILMSFEVNLVLVKGNVCKNFMERCIAGRILAIGCVARDVLRAFGAATGAQAVTYLSQLNASSVGSGARAELWESSDGRAVDLAELLPARISAGGIALLTAVLTTALPSKAQLLEDQFWALLYRLHHALKDGKVFPGGGAVELLCLSHIQALAEQPGRPGSDRAVRELPIPWLAEYKSIVLQALASGWKRYLSVLLCNTAKASSELEAGASVDHHLQKAAACGSPSAYILEEFRRGGVLRSGCEPFPDQVTDLKVCDNVAAKTEAWRRALDLVLLVLQTDAEIITGPRGNQILNSPLSSEFMFL is encoded by the coding sequence ATGGCTTTCAGGGATGTGAATGCCAGGAGACACACTGGactccagcagctctcagcctTAGCATCCACTGGGAGAACATTCCTGGGGCCAATGAAATCACATAAATTCATTGTGGATGACATCACCAACCAGAGCACATTGATTTGTTCTGCTGTTAGGCTGATGGAAAGTTTGGATTTGACAAGTGCTGCTGGACAGCTTCTTAACGAAACCATTCAGGCTCAGAACAAGGAGTTTAAGACGGGGGTGAGTACCCTGTTGTTCCTGGTTGGAGCGtggagcagtgctgtgctggagtGCCTCCAGCAGAACGTTCCTGTTCCAGCTATAGTGTCTGTGATGTCTGAGGGGTTGGACTCGTGCTGTGAGAGAGTccagtgtcttcaaatgccaaTAGACCATGTAAAGAAAGAGCTGTGTTCTAGAAGAGATAGGCCAAAGGcttttgaaagcaaaactgGCCAAGCTGGACGTGATGGTCTTACAAATCCTTGGAATTTGCTGTGTTTTCAGAGAGATCATTCTGCAACAGAGCTGGTAATTCCAATAAATTCTTGTTCCCATCAAGGAGATGATTGTAATTTTAACAAGCTCCTGGTTTCACCCTCGGCTGGCATTGGTTCAGTGGCGTCTGTTGTCAAGGCAGTGGGTGACAGAAGTTCATCTGCGCTGTCTGGAAGTGGTGTTACTGCTTCCAGCTGCCTCGCACGGAAGTTAACCCACAGCAGGCACTTCAGCACTCTAGGGAAAAGCCCTTCTGCGAGTCAGCACGGTCACGTTCAGGGACACCTTTCAGGACCATCAGCAGATCCGTGTGGATCTTGTGGTTTAGGACACCTGGCAGTGGCTCTGAGCCACGGAAACCAGACCAGCGTGAAGCTGCTACAAAGCATTGCTGCTTATCAGCAAGAGAGAGCAGAGCGCAGCGGCTCTGCCCAGGTTAATATCGCAGAGATTGTGACGTgctgtgtgctggggctgcccgAGAGCTATTCCTGTGTCTCCCCAGGCTTTGTCACATTGGTGTCACCGGAGCAAGCCACACTCATCAAACACTTTGCCGACAAACCCCTCCGGGTTCTGCTGGTGGACGGTGACCTCGCGGAGGAGTACCGACACTTAGGTTTTAACAGACCACCTAACGTAAGGACCATTTTGGAGCGTCCCAGTCCAcagggaggcagggcaggagatgTGTGGCTAAGCAGAATGTCGGATATTCTGATGAGCTTTGAAGTAAACCTGGTTTTGGTCAAGGGAAACGTGTGCAAAAACTTCATGGAAAGGTGCATCGCCGGCAGGATATTGGCAATTGGCTGTGTGGCTCGGGATGTGCTGCGTGCCTTCGGGGCAGCCACTGGTGCCCAGGCGGTGACGTACCTGAGCCAGCTGAACGCTTCCTCCGTCGGGAGCGGGGCCCGGGCGGAGCTGTGGGAGAGCAGCGATGGGCGCGCCGTGGatctggctgagctgctgccggCGCGGATCAGCGCGGGGGGCATCGCCCTGCTCACGGCCGTGCTCACCACCGCCCTGCCCTCCAAGGCGCAGCTCCTCGAGGACCAGTTCTGGGCTTTGCTCTATCGACTCCATCACGCTCTAAAGGACGGGAAGGTTTTCCCTGGGGGCGGTGCAGTGGAGCTCTTGTGCCTCAGTCACATCCAGGCGCTCGCAGAGCAGCCCGGGCGACCGGGAAGCGACAGAGCTGTGAGAGAACTTCCCATTCCCTGGCTGGCAGAGTATAAATCCATCGTGCTCCAGGCACTGGCCAGCGGCTGGAAGCGGTACCTCTCCGTGCTCCTGTGTAACACTGCAAAGGCCAGCTCGGAGCTGGAAGCAGGTGCATCCGTGGATCATCACCTCCAGAAAGCAGCGGCTTGTGGCTCTCCCTCAGCTTACATTTTGGAAGAGTTTAGGAGAGGTGGAGTGCTCAGGAGTGGCTGTGAGCCCTTCCCTGACCAGGTCACAGATTTAAAGGTTTGTGATAACGTTGCAGCCAAGACAGAGGCGTGGAGGAGAGCTCTGgacctggtgctgctggtgcttcAAACTGATGCCGAAATTATCACAGGCCCCAGAGGGAATCAGATCCTGAACTCACCTTTGTCAAGCGAATTTATGTTTTTGTAG